In the genome of Bradyrhizobium sp. CIAT3101, one region contains:
- the gltX gene encoding glutamate--tRNA ligase, which yields MTDSVVTRFAPSPTGFLHIGGARTALFNWLYAKKHGGKMLLRIEDTDRERSTEAAIGAILDGLKWLELGWDGDVIYQFSRAARHREVAEQLLADGKAYRCYATAEELTAMREKARAEGRTRLYDGLWRDRDPATAPSDVKPTIRLRAPQTGETVIEDQVQGRVVWQNENLDDLVLLRGDGNPTYMLAVVVDDHDMGVTHVIRGDDHLINAARQKQIYDAMGWALPNMSHIPLIHGPDGSKLSKRHGALGVDAYRAMGYLPAALRNYLVRLGWSHGDQEIFSTEEMIAAFDLANVGRAAARFDFAKLENLNGHYIRHADDQSLVKLFEDVLDHVVPARDEIKAKLNDTTRGQLLKAMPALKERAKTLIELIDGAYFIFADRPLQLDPKAAALLTPENRKLIGQLHSALENVETWSGATTEAALRAFAEENSLKLGAVAQPLRAALTGRTTSPGIFEVLDVLGREESLARLQDQSKDQTKT from the coding sequence ATGACCGATTCCGTCGTCACCCGCTTCGCTCCCTCGCCGACCGGCTTCCTCCATATCGGGGGGGCCCGCACGGCGCTGTTCAACTGGCTCTATGCGAAGAAGCACGGCGGCAAGATGCTGCTCCGGATCGAGGACACCGACCGGGAGCGCTCCACCGAGGCTGCGATCGGAGCGATTCTGGACGGGCTGAAATGGCTGGAGCTCGGCTGGGATGGCGACGTCATCTACCAGTTCAGCCGCGCCGCCCGTCACCGCGAGGTCGCCGAGCAGCTGCTGGCCGACGGCAAGGCCTACCGCTGCTACGCCACCGCCGAGGAGCTCACCGCGATGCGGGAGAAGGCGCGCGCGGAGGGCCGAACCCGCCTCTATGACGGCCTATGGCGCGATCGCGATCCGGCAACCGCCCCCTCCGACGTCAAGCCGACCATCCGCCTGCGCGCGCCGCAGACCGGCGAGACCGTGATCGAGGACCAGGTCCAGGGCCGCGTGGTCTGGCAGAACGAGAACCTCGACGACCTCGTCCTGCTGCGCGGCGATGGCAATCCGACCTACATGCTCGCAGTGGTCGTGGACGACCACGATATGGGCGTCACCCACGTCATCCGCGGCGACGACCATCTGATCAACGCCGCCCGCCAGAAGCAGATCTACGATGCGATGGGCTGGGCGCTGCCGAACATGTCCCACATCCCCCTGATCCACGGTCCGGACGGCTCGAAACTGTCCAAGCGCCACGGCGCGCTCGGCGTCGACGCCTACCGCGCCATGGGGTACCTCCCGGCCGCGCTCCGCAACTACCTCGTCCGCCTCGGCTGGAGCCATGGCGACCAGGAGATCTTCTCGACCGAGGAGATGATCGCCGCGTTCGATCTCGCCAATGTCGGCCGCGCCGCCGCCCGCTTCGACTTCGCCAAGCTCGAGAACCTCAACGGCCATTACATCCGCCACGCCGACGATCAATCACTCGTGAAGCTGTTCGAGGACGTGCTCGACCACGTCGTGCCCGCCCGCGACGAGATTAAGGCGAAGTTAAACGACACCACGCGCGGCCAGCTGCTCAAGGCCATGCCGGCCCTGAAGGAGCGCGCCAAGACGCTGATCGAACTGATTGACGGCGCCTATTTCATCTTCGCCGACCGCCCGCTGCAGCTCGATCCGAAGGCGGCAGCCCTGCTGACGCCCGAGAACCGCAAGCTGATCGGCCAGCTTCATTCCGCGCTGGAGAATGTCGAGACCTGGAGCGGCGCCACCACGGAGGCGGCGCTACGCGCTTTTGCGGAGGAAAATAGTCTCAAGCTCGGCGCGGTCGCCCAGCCCTTGCGCGCGGCGCTGACCGGTCGGACCACGTCGCCTGGCATATTTGAGGTTTTGGACGTGCTGGGGCGCGAGGAAAGCCTCGCCCGGCTTCAGGATCAGTCCAAGGACCAGACTAAGACGTAA
- a CDS encoding glutamine--tRNA ligase/YqeY domain fusion protein: protein MTEPVATEVGRDFIRDIIQADLDQAKYKEIVTRFPPEPNGYLHIGHAKSIALNFGIAQEFPGRCHLRFDDTNPVKEEQEYIDSIQADVRWLGYDWGKNLFYASDYFDRLYEWAEKLIHDGLAYVDDQSQEDIRLSRGTLTEPGKNSPFRDRSVDENLDLFRRMKAGEFPNGARVLRAKIDMGAGNINLRDPVLYRILHAHHPRTGTTWSIYPSYDYAHGQSDAIEGITHSICTLEFEDHRPLYDWFIEKLPVPSKPHQYEMARLNITYTLLSKRVLTQLVRDGHVAGWDDPRMPTMAGMRRRGVPPAALREFIKRIGVAKANSVVDVGMLEFCIREELNRTSQRRMGVLRPLKVVIENYPEGQSEELEAINHPDDPSAGTRKITFGRELYIEQDDFMENPPKKFFRLSPGNEVRLRYAYFIKCTGVIKNDKGDVVELRCTYDPATKGGNAPDGRKVKATMHWLPAATSVPAEIRIYNQLFANPSPDASNFAADLNPQSLEILADARIEASVAESNSTEPMQFERQGYFVRDKDSTPGKPVFSRTIGLRDTFAKEVAKG, encoded by the coding sequence ATGACAGAACCGGTGGCGACTGAGGTTGGGCGCGATTTCATTCGTGACATCATCCAGGCCGACCTCGATCAGGCCAAGTACAAGGAGATCGTCACCCGGTTCCCGCCGGAGCCGAACGGCTATCTGCACATTGGCCACGCCAAGTCGATTGCACTGAATTTCGGCATCGCCCAGGAGTTTCCGGGCCGCTGCCATCTGCGCTTCGACGACACCAATCCGGTCAAGGAAGAGCAGGAATATATCGACTCCATTCAGGCCGACGTGCGTTGGCTCGGCTACGACTGGGGCAAGAACCTGTTCTACGCCTCGGACTATTTCGATCGCCTGTACGAATGGGCGGAGAAGCTGATCCATGACGGGCTCGCCTATGTCGACGACCAGTCCCAGGAGGACATCCGCCTCTCGCGCGGCACGCTGACCGAGCCGGGCAAGAACTCGCCGTTCCGCGACCGCAGCGTCGACGAGAATCTCGACCTGTTCCGGCGCATGAAGGCCGGCGAATTCCCGAACGGCGCGCGCGTGCTGCGGGCGAAGATCGACATGGGCGCGGGCAACATCAACCTGCGCGATCCCGTGCTGTACCGGATCCTGCATGCGCACCATCCGCGCACCGGCACCACGTGGAGCATCTATCCGAGCTACGACTATGCCCACGGCCAGTCGGATGCGATCGAGGGCATCACGCATTCGATCTGCACGCTGGAGTTCGAGGACCACCGGCCGCTCTATGACTGGTTCATCGAGAAGCTGCCGGTGCCGTCCAAGCCGCACCAGTACGAAATGGCGCGGCTCAACATCACCTACACGCTGCTGTCCAAGCGTGTGCTGACCCAGCTCGTCCGCGACGGCCACGTCGCCGGCTGGGATGATCCACGCATGCCGACCATGGCGGGCATGCGCCGCCGCGGCGTGCCGCCGGCCGCCCTGCGCGAATTCATCAAGCGCATCGGCGTCGCCAAGGCCAACAGCGTGGTCGATGTCGGCATGCTGGAGTTCTGCATCCGCGAGGAGCTGAACCGCACCTCGCAGCGGCGCATGGGCGTGCTGCGGCCGCTCAAGGTGGTGATCGAGAACTATCCGGAAGGGCAGAGCGAGGAACTCGAGGCCATCAATCACCCGGACGATCCGTCGGCGGGGACGCGGAAGATCACGTTCGGTCGTGAGCTCTATATCGAGCAGGACGACTTCATGGAGAACCCGCCGAAGAAGTTCTTCCGCCTGTCGCCGGGCAACGAGGTGCGGCTGCGCTACGCCTATTTCATCAAGTGCACCGGCGTGATCAAGAATGACAAGGGTGACGTGGTGGAGCTGCGCTGCACCTACGATCCCGCGACCAAGGGCGGCAACGCGCCCGACGGCCGCAAGGTCAAGGCGACCATGCACTGGCTGCCGGCGGCGACGTCCGTGCCTGCGGAGATCCGCATCTACAACCAGCTGTTCGCCAATCCGAGCCCGGATGCCTCGAACTTCGCGGCCGATCTCAACCCGCAGTCGCTGGAGATCCTGGCCGACGCGCGGATCGAGGCATCGGTCGCCGAGAGCAATTCCACCGAGCCGATGCAGTTCGAGCGCCAGGGCTATTTCGTGCGCGACAAGGACTCGACGCCCGGCAAGCCGGTGTTTTCACGCACCATCGGCCTGCGCGACACCTTCGCGAAGGAAGTCGCCAAAGGCTGA